One window of the Diachasmimorpha longicaudata isolate KC_UGA_2023 chromosome 9, iyDiaLong2, whole genome shotgun sequence genome contains the following:
- the C3g gene encoding guanine nucleotide-releasing factor 2 isoform X5, producing MAATPKLEKYAEVEERNSGKARGGKLARRARSFKEDFLEKLSQMRSPGINSGSGGGSGIATRAASPSSPRTPREKTPLGDSLDKNPLRDLHIHVRQVQLALLHFRDVVSKKKLEMLPGNGTIVLDTVTTIHTVLKSYVVYEKSSTLNSATNQVYQALAKLLKLCDDVLIHGNQSAPCPALDTENVTHVIGLVEDAVKNLVALAHEKISNRQKPPPLATNNRSSGYGNELSAQRNSLPDIPLTPRERQILEQTAASSNLVRSSHSSESILRDSSPPPKPPLPDRTNISLSEDNGSSTPPPLPPKRRTRAQQLLDESEGLLASSLDRVSLRSRSPEDSSSLLSASAGSLDSALNHSRDDDEIRSIMGPNDESLNDSMDLSLMATIHGLQVNGTNNCGCWDGSETSIPSTMLLGQQTPQEMINPFTGMEGKIERLSTQTQESGFVSMHSQRSSSQSYTASSMTSKRSSQQSSVSYNSQSFTSQQQSFSQQKLSECTESSIMTQRTTSSKSSLTTTSITGNGDPALLEKLVNEIESITGPDSNGIPPALPEKRSKRRKDRQPSQYDNVPENEHLSTCSLHANSSDSPDASKPPPLPLKKRHMFQSVAYSVMAYMEMFGNCSHTTNDFISGLGTRHSVAAYNSMQAEWQQHEMALTTTQSCSSMVHTMTSLHDGTSISISMSPTIKEVANHSSLPPALPPKRSRSTRSTTTPPPISPKPTISMQILHTPEPVITSTPVKEIKEEPVSTVDKKDKHSPVHNLNNNNNVTLDVALSNSRPGSNALSSVSVDENTLELRDIEQDDGILDELDISKHLVFKKSEEDGPDIRGGHPDALLIHATKANKHDEKESDFLYQEAFLTTYRTFMSPLELIQKLHRRHQRFSCSPDVVKQRAAREAFSLLVRVVSDLTMSDLDDVLLQTLMEFVQQLVCSGDLTMAKALRVKILEKHQLKQMQSAQPILSSLSVSTKQASLLDFKSEQIAEQMTLLDAELFMKIEIPEVLIWAQEQNEERSPNLTRFTEHFNKMSYWARSRILEHRMENEAKDREKYVVKFIKIMKHLRKINNFNSYLALLSALDSAPIRRLEWQKHITEGLKEYCALIDSSSSFRAYRQALAETQPPCIPYIGLVLQDLTFVHIGNSDLLPDGTINFSKRWQQFNIVENMKRFKKCTYSFKKNERIITFFNNFSDFLCEEAMWQISESIKPRGGKKPPQN from the exons AAGTCGAGGAGAGAAACAGTGGAAAAGCACGGGGTGGCAAACTAGCCCGCCGTGCGCGTTCCTTCAAGGAGGACTTTCTGGAGAAACTCTCCCAGATGAGGTCCCCCGGGATAAACTCAGGGAGTGGCGGTGGCAGTGGTATAGCAACACGGGCTGCATCGCCCTCTTCCCCGCGAACTCCCCGAGAAAAGACACCTCTCGGTGACAGTCTTGATAAGAATCCACTGAGGGATCTCCACATTCACGTCAGACAAGTACAACTTGCACTGCTTCACTTTCGCGATGTCGTTTCCAAGAAGAAACTCGAGATGTTACCTGGCAATGGCACCATCGTACTCGACACCGTTACCACGATACATACTGTACTCAAGTCTTACGTCGTTTATGAGAAAAG CTCAACACTGAACTCAGCCACAAACCAAGTTTACCAAGCCCTGGCTAAACTGCTGAAACTCTGCGACGATGTTCTAATCCATGGGAATCAGTCTGCCCCATGTCCGGCATTGGACACAGAGAACGTGACACACGTGATAGGATTAGTCGAGGATGCTGTTAAAAATTTAGTTGCACTGGCGCACGAGAAGATATCAAACAGACAGAAGCCACCGCCACTGGCAACTAACAACAG AAGTTCAGGGTACGGAAATGAACTATCAGCCCAAAGAAATTCTCTTCCGGACATTCCCCTAACACCCCGCGAGCGCCAGATCCTCGAGCAGACAGCAGCAAGTAGCAATTTAGTGAGAAGTTCCCACAGTTCCGAGTCCATCTTGAGGGACTCGAGTCCACCACCGAAGCCACCGCTTCCTGACAG GACTAATATCAGTTTATCGGAAGACAACGGTTCCTCGACACCTCCACCACTCCCCCCAAAACGTCGCACCCGTGCCCAACAGCTCTTGGACGAGTCAGAGGGCCTATTGGCATCGAGTTTGGACCGTGTCTCTTTAAGGAGCCGCTCCCCAGAGGACTCGTCGTCCTTACTGAGTGCGTCAGCGGGAAGTTTGGACTCGGCGCTGAATCACTCGAGGGATGACGACGAAATTCGCTCGATCATGGGGCCAAATGATGAGTCCTTGAATGATAGTATGGATCTCAGTCTCATGGCGACCATACACG GTCTACAAGTCAATGGAACTAACAACTGTGGCTGCTGGGATGGTTCCGAAACAAGTATACCGAGTACAATGCTGCTGGGCCAGCAGACACCCCAGGAGATGATAAATCCATTCACTG GAATGGAGGGAAAAATCGAGAGGCTTTCAACTCAGACCCAAGAATCTGGTTTCGTTTCCATGCACTCGCAGAGAAGCTCGTCACAGAGCTACACAGCCTCGAGCATGACATCCAAGAGATCCTCCCAGCAGAGCAGTGTCAGTTACAACTCGCAGTCATTCACTTCACAGCAGCAGTCCTTCTCCCAGCAAAAACTCTCCGAGTGCACTGAGAGCTCCATCATGACGCAGAGAACTACCAGTTCAAAGAGCAGTCTCACCACTACCAGTATCACCGGCAATGGCGATCCAGCACTACTGGAAAAACTGGTAAAT GAAATCGAGTCGATCACTGGTCCAGACTCCAACGGAATCCCCCCAGCCCTCCCCGAAAAgcgttcgaagaggcgaaaaGATCGCCAGCCCTCGCAGTACGACAATGTACCTGAAAATGAACACCTGTCCACCTGCAGTCTGCACGCAAACTCCAGCGACAGCCCGGATGCCAGTAAACCACCGCCCCTGCCCCTCAAGAAGCGACACA TGTTCCAATCGGTGGCATATTCCG taatGGCATACATGGAGATGTTCGGCAACTGCTCGCACACCACCAACGACTTTATTTCCGGTCTTGGCACGCGACACTCTGTGGCTGCATACAATTCAATGCAGGCTGAATGGCAGCAGCATGAAATGGCACTCACAACGACACAATCGTGCTCCTCCATGGTACACACCATGACCAGTCTACACGATGGGACAAG TATATCGATCAGTATGAGTCCAACAATAAAAGAAGTGGCGAATCACTCTAGTCTGCCCCCTGCCCTGCCGCCAAAGCGATCGAGATCGACGCGATCCACCACAACACCGCCTCCAATATCGCCAAAACCCACTATCAGCATGCAAATACTCCACACCCCAGAGCCAGTCATCACCTCGACACCTGTTAAGGAGATAAAGGAGGAGCCTGTCAGCACTGTTGATAAGAAGGACAAGCACTCTCCTGTTCACAatctcaataataataacaatgtaACGTTGGATGTTGCACTGAGTAATTCGCGGCCAGGGAGCAATGCATTGTCGTCGGTTTCTGTGGACGAGAATACTCTGGAGCTCAGGGATATCGAGCAGGATGACGGTATTCTCGATGAACTGGACATCAGCAAACACCTGGTGTTTAAGAAAAGTGAGGAAGACGGACCGGATATACGAGGGGGGCACCCGGATGCTCTGTTGATTCATGCGACTAAAGCTAATAAacatg ACGAAAAAGAATCAG ATTTCCTGTATCAGGAAGCGTTCTTGACGACATACAGGACATTCATGTCCCCTCTTGAACTCATCCAGAAGCTTCACCGCCGTCACCAGAGGTTCTCCTGTTCCCCAGACGTCGTGAAGCAGCGAGCAGCTCGCGAGGCCTTCTCCCTTTTAGTACGTGTCGTCAGTGACCTGACAATGTCCGACCTGGACGACGTCCTCCTCCAGACCCTGATGGAATTTGTCCAGCAACTAGTTTGCAGTGGTGACCTGACAATGGCGAAGGCCCTTCGCGTCAAGATCCTGGAGAAGCATCAGCTGAAGCAGATGCAGTCAGCCCAACCAATTCTCTcatccctcagtgtctccaccaAGCAGGCCTCCCTCCTCGACTTCAAGAGCGAGCAGATTGCCGAGCAGATGACACTGCTAGATGCCGAGCTCTTCATGAAGATAGAAATACCAGAGGTGCTGATTTGGGCGCAGGAGCAAAACGAGGAGAGGTCACCTAATCTCACCAGATTCACCGAGCACTTCAATAAGATGTCATACTGGGCAAGATCGAGGATTCTCGAGCACAGGATGGAGAATGAGGCGAAGGACAGGGAGAAATATGTCGTTAAATTCATCAAGATTATGAAGCACTTGAGAAagatcaataattttaatagctATTTGGCTCTCCTATCTGCACTGGACAGCGCTCCCATCAGGAGGCTCGAGTGGCAGAAGCACATCACTGAGGGATTGAAAGAGTACTGCGCACTCATTGACAGTTCCAGCAGCTTCAGAGCGTACAGGCAGGCTCTAGCTGAGACACAACCGCCGTGTATACCTTATAT AGGACTGGTACTGCAAGATTTGACATTCGTGCACATTGGAAACAGTGATCTGCTGCCTGATGGCACTATTAATTTCTCGAAGCGTTGGCAGCAATTTAATATTGTTGAGAATATGAAGAGATTTAAAAAGTG cacgTACTCCTTCAAAAAGAACGAGCGCATAATAACATTTTTCAACAACTTCAGCGACTTCCTCTGCGAGGAGGCGATGTGGCAAATCTCAGAGAGTATTAAGCCCCGTGGAGGCAAGAAGCCCCCGCAGAACTAA
- the C3g gene encoding guanine nucleotide-releasing factor 2 isoform X2, with the protein MPQYDDSFLDSPLFRRRAKSYSVLKQDVPKSKTFQITATPFLLAVTTQPRVTPSVSTCNLEEVEERNSGKARGGKLARRARSFKEDFLEKLSQMRSPGINSGSGGGSGIATRAASPSSPRTPREKTPLGDSLDKNPLRDLHIHVRQVQLALLHFRDVVSKKKLEMLPGNGTIVLDTVTTIHTVLKSYVVYEKSSTLNSATNQVYQALAKLLKLCDDVLIHGNQSAPCPALDTENVTHVIGLVEDAVKNLVALAHEKISNRQKPPPLATNNRSSGYGNELSAQRNSLPDIPLTPRERQILEQTAASSNLVRSSHSSESILRDSSPPPKPPLPDRTNISLSEDNGSSTPPPLPPKRRTRAQQLLDESEGLLASSLDRVSLRSRSPEDSSSLLSASAGSLDSALNHSRDDDEIRSIMGPNDESLNDSMDLSLMATIHGLQVNGTNNCGCWDGSETSIPSTMLLGQQTPQEMINPFTGMEGKIERLSTQTQESGFVSMHSQRSSSQSYTASSMTSKRSSQQSSVSYNSQSFTSQQQSFSQQKLSECTESSIMTQRTTSSKSSLTTTSITGNGDPALLEKLEIESITGPDSNGIPPALPEKRSKRRKDRQPSQYDNVPENEHLSTCSLHANSSDSPDASKPPPLPLKKRHMFQSVAYSVMAYMEMFGNCSHTTNDFISGLGTRHSVAAYNSMQAEWQQHEMALTTTQSCSSMVHTMTSLHDGTSISISMSPTIKEVANHSSLPPALPPKRSRSTRSTTTPPPISPKPTISMQILHTPEPVITSTPVKEIKEEPVSTVDKKDKHSPVHNLNNNNNVTLDVALSNSRPGSNALSSVSVDENTLELRDIEQDDGILDELDISKHLVFKKSEEDGPDIRGGHPDALLIHATKANKHDEKESDFLYQEAFLTTYRTFMSPLELIQKLHRRHQRFSCSPDVVKQRAAREAFSLLVRVVSDLTMSDLDDVLLQTLMEFVQQLVCSGDLTMAKALRVKILEKHQLKQMQSAQPILSSLSVSTKQASLLDFKSEQIAEQMTLLDAELFMKIEIPEVLIWAQEQNEERSPNLTRFTEHFNKMSYWARSRILEHRMENEAKDREKYVVKFIKIMKHLRKINNFNSYLALLSALDSAPIRRLEWQKHITEGLKEYCALIDSSSSFRAYRQALAETQPPCIPYIGLVLQDLTFVHIGNSDLLPDGTINFSKRWQQFNIVENMKRFKKCTYSFKKNERIITFFNNFSDFLCEEAMWQISESIKPRGGKKPPQN; encoded by the exons AAGTCGAGGAGAGAAACAGTGGAAAAGCACGGGGTGGCAAACTAGCCCGCCGTGCGCGTTCCTTCAAGGAGGACTTTCTGGAGAAACTCTCCCAGATGAGGTCCCCCGGGATAAACTCAGGGAGTGGCGGTGGCAGTGGTATAGCAACACGGGCTGCATCGCCCTCTTCCCCGCGAACTCCCCGAGAAAAGACACCTCTCGGTGACAGTCTTGATAAGAATCCACTGAGGGATCTCCACATTCACGTCAGACAAGTACAACTTGCACTGCTTCACTTTCGCGATGTCGTTTCCAAGAAGAAACTCGAGATGTTACCTGGCAATGGCACCATCGTACTCGACACCGTTACCACGATACATACTGTACTCAAGTCTTACGTCGTTTATGAGAAAAG CTCAACACTGAACTCAGCCACAAACCAAGTTTACCAAGCCCTGGCTAAACTGCTGAAACTCTGCGACGATGTTCTAATCCATGGGAATCAGTCTGCCCCATGTCCGGCATTGGACACAGAGAACGTGACACACGTGATAGGATTAGTCGAGGATGCTGTTAAAAATTTAGTTGCACTGGCGCACGAGAAGATATCAAACAGACAGAAGCCACCGCCACTGGCAACTAACAACAG AAGTTCAGGGTACGGAAATGAACTATCAGCCCAAAGAAATTCTCTTCCGGACATTCCCCTAACACCCCGCGAGCGCCAGATCCTCGAGCAGACAGCAGCAAGTAGCAATTTAGTGAGAAGTTCCCACAGTTCCGAGTCCATCTTGAGGGACTCGAGTCCACCACCGAAGCCACCGCTTCCTGACAG GACTAATATCAGTTTATCGGAAGACAACGGTTCCTCGACACCTCCACCACTCCCCCCAAAACGTCGCACCCGTGCCCAACAGCTCTTGGACGAGTCAGAGGGCCTATTGGCATCGAGTTTGGACCGTGTCTCTTTAAGGAGCCGCTCCCCAGAGGACTCGTCGTCCTTACTGAGTGCGTCAGCGGGAAGTTTGGACTCGGCGCTGAATCACTCGAGGGATGACGACGAAATTCGCTCGATCATGGGGCCAAATGATGAGTCCTTGAATGATAGTATGGATCTCAGTCTCATGGCGACCATACACG GTCTACAAGTCAATGGAACTAACAACTGTGGCTGCTGGGATGGTTCCGAAACAAGTATACCGAGTACAATGCTGCTGGGCCAGCAGACACCCCAGGAGATGATAAATCCATTCACTG GAATGGAGGGAAAAATCGAGAGGCTTTCAACTCAGACCCAAGAATCTGGTTTCGTTTCCATGCACTCGCAGAGAAGCTCGTCACAGAGCTACACAGCCTCGAGCATGACATCCAAGAGATCCTCCCAGCAGAGCAGTGTCAGTTACAACTCGCAGTCATTCACTTCACAGCAGCAGTCCTTCTCCCAGCAAAAACTCTCCGAGTGCACTGAGAGCTCCATCATGACGCAGAGAACTACCAGTTCAAAGAGCAGTCTCACCACTACCAGTATCACCGGCAATGGCGATCCAGCACTACTGGAAAAACTG GAAATCGAGTCGATCACTGGTCCAGACTCCAACGGAATCCCCCCAGCCCTCCCCGAAAAgcgttcgaagaggcgaaaaGATCGCCAGCCCTCGCAGTACGACAATGTACCTGAAAATGAACACCTGTCCACCTGCAGTCTGCACGCAAACTCCAGCGACAGCCCGGATGCCAGTAAACCACCGCCCCTGCCCCTCAAGAAGCGACACA TGTTCCAATCGGTGGCATATTCCG taatGGCATACATGGAGATGTTCGGCAACTGCTCGCACACCACCAACGACTTTATTTCCGGTCTTGGCACGCGACACTCTGTGGCTGCATACAATTCAATGCAGGCTGAATGGCAGCAGCATGAAATGGCACTCACAACGACACAATCGTGCTCCTCCATGGTACACACCATGACCAGTCTACACGATGGGACAAG TATATCGATCAGTATGAGTCCAACAATAAAAGAAGTGGCGAATCACTCTAGTCTGCCCCCTGCCCTGCCGCCAAAGCGATCGAGATCGACGCGATCCACCACAACACCGCCTCCAATATCGCCAAAACCCACTATCAGCATGCAAATACTCCACACCCCAGAGCCAGTCATCACCTCGACACCTGTTAAGGAGATAAAGGAGGAGCCTGTCAGCACTGTTGATAAGAAGGACAAGCACTCTCCTGTTCACAatctcaataataataacaatgtaACGTTGGATGTTGCACTGAGTAATTCGCGGCCAGGGAGCAATGCATTGTCGTCGGTTTCTGTGGACGAGAATACTCTGGAGCTCAGGGATATCGAGCAGGATGACGGTATTCTCGATGAACTGGACATCAGCAAACACCTGGTGTTTAAGAAAAGTGAGGAAGACGGACCGGATATACGAGGGGGGCACCCGGATGCTCTGTTGATTCATGCGACTAAAGCTAATAAacatg ACGAAAAAGAATCAG ATTTCCTGTATCAGGAAGCGTTCTTGACGACATACAGGACATTCATGTCCCCTCTTGAACTCATCCAGAAGCTTCACCGCCGTCACCAGAGGTTCTCCTGTTCCCCAGACGTCGTGAAGCAGCGAGCAGCTCGCGAGGCCTTCTCCCTTTTAGTACGTGTCGTCAGTGACCTGACAATGTCCGACCTGGACGACGTCCTCCTCCAGACCCTGATGGAATTTGTCCAGCAACTAGTTTGCAGTGGTGACCTGACAATGGCGAAGGCCCTTCGCGTCAAGATCCTGGAGAAGCATCAGCTGAAGCAGATGCAGTCAGCCCAACCAATTCTCTcatccctcagtgtctccaccaAGCAGGCCTCCCTCCTCGACTTCAAGAGCGAGCAGATTGCCGAGCAGATGACACTGCTAGATGCCGAGCTCTTCATGAAGATAGAAATACCAGAGGTGCTGATTTGGGCGCAGGAGCAAAACGAGGAGAGGTCACCTAATCTCACCAGATTCACCGAGCACTTCAATAAGATGTCATACTGGGCAAGATCGAGGATTCTCGAGCACAGGATGGAGAATGAGGCGAAGGACAGGGAGAAATATGTCGTTAAATTCATCAAGATTATGAAGCACTTGAGAAagatcaataattttaatagctATTTGGCTCTCCTATCTGCACTGGACAGCGCTCCCATCAGGAGGCTCGAGTGGCAGAAGCACATCACTGAGGGATTGAAAGAGTACTGCGCACTCATTGACAGTTCCAGCAGCTTCAGAGCGTACAGGCAGGCTCTAGCTGAGACACAACCGCCGTGTATACCTTATAT AGGACTGGTACTGCAAGATTTGACATTCGTGCACATTGGAAACAGTGATCTGCTGCCTGATGGCACTATTAATTTCTCGAAGCGTTGGCAGCAATTTAATATTGTTGAGAATATGAAGAGATTTAAAAAGTG cacgTACTCCTTCAAAAAGAACGAGCGCATAATAACATTTTTCAACAACTTCAGCGACTTCCTCTGCGAGGAGGCGATGTGGCAAATCTCAGAGAGTATTAAGCCCCGTGGAGGCAAGAAGCCCCCGCAGAACTAA
- the C3g gene encoding guanine nucleotide-releasing factor 2 isoform X1, with translation MPQYDDSFLDSPLFRRRAKSYSVLKQDVPKSKTFQITATPFLLAVTTQPRVTPSVSTCNLEEVEERNSGKARGGKLARRARSFKEDFLEKLSQMRSPGINSGSGGGSGIATRAASPSSPRTPREKTPLGDSLDKNPLRDLHIHVRQVQLALLHFRDVVSKKKLEMLPGNGTIVLDTVTTIHTVLKSYVVYEKSSTLNSATNQVYQALAKLLKLCDDVLIHGNQSAPCPALDTENVTHVIGLVEDAVKNLVALAHEKISNRQKPPPLATNNRSSGYGNELSAQRNSLPDIPLTPRERQILEQTAASSNLVRSSHSSESILRDSSPPPKPPLPDRTNISLSEDNGSSTPPPLPPKRRTRAQQLLDESEGLLASSLDRVSLRSRSPEDSSSLLSASAGSLDSALNHSRDDDEIRSIMGPNDESLNDSMDLSLMATIHGLQVNGTNNCGCWDGSETSIPSTMLLGQQTPQEMINPFTGMEGKIERLSTQTQESGFVSMHSQRSSSQSYTASSMTSKRSSQQSSVSYNSQSFTSQQQSFSQQKLSECTESSIMTQRTTSSKSSLTTTSITGNGDPALLEKLVNEIESITGPDSNGIPPALPEKRSKRRKDRQPSQYDNVPENEHLSTCSLHANSSDSPDASKPPPLPLKKRHMFQSVAYSVMAYMEMFGNCSHTTNDFISGLGTRHSVAAYNSMQAEWQQHEMALTTTQSCSSMVHTMTSLHDGTSISISMSPTIKEVANHSSLPPALPPKRSRSTRSTTTPPPISPKPTISMQILHTPEPVITSTPVKEIKEEPVSTVDKKDKHSPVHNLNNNNNVTLDVALSNSRPGSNALSSVSVDENTLELRDIEQDDGILDELDISKHLVFKKSEEDGPDIRGGHPDALLIHATKANKHDEKESDFLYQEAFLTTYRTFMSPLELIQKLHRRHQRFSCSPDVVKQRAAREAFSLLVRVVSDLTMSDLDDVLLQTLMEFVQQLVCSGDLTMAKALRVKILEKHQLKQMQSAQPILSSLSVSTKQASLLDFKSEQIAEQMTLLDAELFMKIEIPEVLIWAQEQNEERSPNLTRFTEHFNKMSYWARSRILEHRMENEAKDREKYVVKFIKIMKHLRKINNFNSYLALLSALDSAPIRRLEWQKHITEGLKEYCALIDSSSSFRAYRQALAETQPPCIPYIGLVLQDLTFVHIGNSDLLPDGTINFSKRWQQFNIVENMKRFKKCTYSFKKNERIITFFNNFSDFLCEEAMWQISESIKPRGGKKPPQN, from the exons AAGTCGAGGAGAGAAACAGTGGAAAAGCACGGGGTGGCAAACTAGCCCGCCGTGCGCGTTCCTTCAAGGAGGACTTTCTGGAGAAACTCTCCCAGATGAGGTCCCCCGGGATAAACTCAGGGAGTGGCGGTGGCAGTGGTATAGCAACACGGGCTGCATCGCCCTCTTCCCCGCGAACTCCCCGAGAAAAGACACCTCTCGGTGACAGTCTTGATAAGAATCCACTGAGGGATCTCCACATTCACGTCAGACAAGTACAACTTGCACTGCTTCACTTTCGCGATGTCGTTTCCAAGAAGAAACTCGAGATGTTACCTGGCAATGGCACCATCGTACTCGACACCGTTACCACGATACATACTGTACTCAAGTCTTACGTCGTTTATGAGAAAAG CTCAACACTGAACTCAGCCACAAACCAAGTTTACCAAGCCCTGGCTAAACTGCTGAAACTCTGCGACGATGTTCTAATCCATGGGAATCAGTCTGCCCCATGTCCGGCATTGGACACAGAGAACGTGACACACGTGATAGGATTAGTCGAGGATGCTGTTAAAAATTTAGTTGCACTGGCGCACGAGAAGATATCAAACAGACAGAAGCCACCGCCACTGGCAACTAACAACAG AAGTTCAGGGTACGGAAATGAACTATCAGCCCAAAGAAATTCTCTTCCGGACATTCCCCTAACACCCCGCGAGCGCCAGATCCTCGAGCAGACAGCAGCAAGTAGCAATTTAGTGAGAAGTTCCCACAGTTCCGAGTCCATCTTGAGGGACTCGAGTCCACCACCGAAGCCACCGCTTCCTGACAG GACTAATATCAGTTTATCGGAAGACAACGGTTCCTCGACACCTCCACCACTCCCCCCAAAACGTCGCACCCGTGCCCAACAGCTCTTGGACGAGTCAGAGGGCCTATTGGCATCGAGTTTGGACCGTGTCTCTTTAAGGAGCCGCTCCCCAGAGGACTCGTCGTCCTTACTGAGTGCGTCAGCGGGAAGTTTGGACTCGGCGCTGAATCACTCGAGGGATGACGACGAAATTCGCTCGATCATGGGGCCAAATGATGAGTCCTTGAATGATAGTATGGATCTCAGTCTCATGGCGACCATACACG GTCTACAAGTCAATGGAACTAACAACTGTGGCTGCTGGGATGGTTCCGAAACAAGTATACCGAGTACAATGCTGCTGGGCCAGCAGACACCCCAGGAGATGATAAATCCATTCACTG GAATGGAGGGAAAAATCGAGAGGCTTTCAACTCAGACCCAAGAATCTGGTTTCGTTTCCATGCACTCGCAGAGAAGCTCGTCACAGAGCTACACAGCCTCGAGCATGACATCCAAGAGATCCTCCCAGCAGAGCAGTGTCAGTTACAACTCGCAGTCATTCACTTCACAGCAGCAGTCCTTCTCCCAGCAAAAACTCTCCGAGTGCACTGAGAGCTCCATCATGACGCAGAGAACTACCAGTTCAAAGAGCAGTCTCACCACTACCAGTATCACCGGCAATGGCGATCCAGCACTACTGGAAAAACTGGTAAAT GAAATCGAGTCGATCACTGGTCCAGACTCCAACGGAATCCCCCCAGCCCTCCCCGAAAAgcgttcgaagaggcgaaaaGATCGCCAGCCCTCGCAGTACGACAATGTACCTGAAAATGAACACCTGTCCACCTGCAGTCTGCACGCAAACTCCAGCGACAGCCCGGATGCCAGTAAACCACCGCCCCTGCCCCTCAAGAAGCGACACA TGTTCCAATCGGTGGCATATTCCG taatGGCATACATGGAGATGTTCGGCAACTGCTCGCACACCACCAACGACTTTATTTCCGGTCTTGGCACGCGACACTCTGTGGCTGCATACAATTCAATGCAGGCTGAATGGCAGCAGCATGAAATGGCACTCACAACGACACAATCGTGCTCCTCCATGGTACACACCATGACCAGTCTACACGATGGGACAAG TATATCGATCAGTATGAGTCCAACAATAAAAGAAGTGGCGAATCACTCTAGTCTGCCCCCTGCCCTGCCGCCAAAGCGATCGAGATCGACGCGATCCACCACAACACCGCCTCCAATATCGCCAAAACCCACTATCAGCATGCAAATACTCCACACCCCAGAGCCAGTCATCACCTCGACACCTGTTAAGGAGATAAAGGAGGAGCCTGTCAGCACTGTTGATAAGAAGGACAAGCACTCTCCTGTTCACAatctcaataataataacaatgtaACGTTGGATGTTGCACTGAGTAATTCGCGGCCAGGGAGCAATGCATTGTCGTCGGTTTCTGTGGACGAGAATACTCTGGAGCTCAGGGATATCGAGCAGGATGACGGTATTCTCGATGAACTGGACATCAGCAAACACCTGGTGTTTAAGAAAAGTGAGGAAGACGGACCGGATATACGAGGGGGGCACCCGGATGCTCTGTTGATTCATGCGACTAAAGCTAATAAacatg ACGAAAAAGAATCAG ATTTCCTGTATCAGGAAGCGTTCTTGACGACATACAGGACATTCATGTCCCCTCTTGAACTCATCCAGAAGCTTCACCGCCGTCACCAGAGGTTCTCCTGTTCCCCAGACGTCGTGAAGCAGCGAGCAGCTCGCGAGGCCTTCTCCCTTTTAGTACGTGTCGTCAGTGACCTGACAATGTCCGACCTGGACGACGTCCTCCTCCAGACCCTGATGGAATTTGTCCAGCAACTAGTTTGCAGTGGTGACCTGACAATGGCGAAGGCCCTTCGCGTCAAGATCCTGGAGAAGCATCAGCTGAAGCAGATGCAGTCAGCCCAACCAATTCTCTcatccctcagtgtctccaccaAGCAGGCCTCCCTCCTCGACTTCAAGAGCGAGCAGATTGCCGAGCAGATGACACTGCTAGATGCCGAGCTCTTCATGAAGATAGAAATACCAGAGGTGCTGATTTGGGCGCAGGAGCAAAACGAGGAGAGGTCACCTAATCTCACCAGATTCACCGAGCACTTCAATAAGATGTCATACTGGGCAAGATCGAGGATTCTCGAGCACAGGATGGAGAATGAGGCGAAGGACAGGGAGAAATATGTCGTTAAATTCATCAAGATTATGAAGCACTTGAGAAagatcaataattttaatagctATTTGGCTCTCCTATCTGCACTGGACAGCGCTCCCATCAGGAGGCTCGAGTGGCAGAAGCACATCACTGAGGGATTGAAAGAGTACTGCGCACTCATTGACAGTTCCAGCAGCTTCAGAGCGTACAGGCAGGCTCTAGCTGAGACACAACCGCCGTGTATACCTTATAT AGGACTGGTACTGCAAGATTTGACATTCGTGCACATTGGAAACAGTGATCTGCTGCCTGATGGCACTATTAATTTCTCGAAGCGTTGGCAGCAATTTAATATTGTTGAGAATATGAAGAGATTTAAAAAGTG cacgTACTCCTTCAAAAAGAACGAGCGCATAATAACATTTTTCAACAACTTCAGCGACTTCCTCTGCGAGGAGGCGATGTGGCAAATCTCAGAGAGTATTAAGCCCCGTGGAGGCAAGAAGCCCCCGCAGAACTAA